The sequence below is a genomic window from Deltaproteobacteria bacterium CG11_big_fil_rev_8_21_14_0_20_49_13.
TTGTGGGGATAGACAGCGGATCGCATGCAACGAAGCTTGTCATGGTAGATAAGGATTGCAAAGTACTGGCCGATGAGATTCTTTCGACGGGGACCTCGGTCAAGGAGGCGGCCGGAAAAGGGTTCGAGAGCATTTTAAAGAAGGCGGGCGTGAGCAAAGACGACGTTTCGCTGATAATAGCCACCGGCTACGGACGCAACAGCATAGACTTTGCGAACGAATCGGTAACCGAAATTACCTGCCACGCCCTTGGCGCGCACAGCATCTTAAAGGGCGGCGGAACGCTCATTGACATCGGAGGGCAGGACAGCAAGGCGATTAAGATAAATAAAGACGGCGGTGTGATAAAGTTCGTGATGAACGATAAGTGCGCGGCCGGGACCGGCCGTTTTCTGGAAGTTATCGCAGACAGGCTTGAGATGGACCTGGAAGAGTTCGCAAGGCTTGCCATCAAGGCAAAGGAGGGCGTCTCTGTAAGCAGTATGTGCTCGGTGTTTGCGGAGTCCGAGGTGATATCGTTGATCGCCGCCGGCAACACCCGTGAAGAGATATCTAAAGGCATCCACGAATCCATAGCATCCCGGACCTCATCATTGATAAAGCGTGTGGACGGCGAGCCTCCATATTATATGAGCGGGGGAGTTGCCAAGAACATGGCGATGGTGAAGGAGCTTTCCGAAAGCCTTGGCGAGAACGTGAAGGTCATAGAGAATCCGCAGACAGTAGGGGCGTTAGGTGCCGCAATTCATGGGGTCAGGCTTGACTTCTTGACTTTAGACCTAAAGTCAAGAAGTC
It includes:
- a CDS encoding 3-hydroxyacyl-ACP dehydratase encodes the protein MTSLKIGIIGSNVADAPFEKVFPRFGAEKVFLNHCLDKCRMDEAFLARLSAEKLSFEEIARYYVERSCCPRMNDETYKKAMVERIKEESLKGVIVNTLKFCDFYPFDQMYIRKELGESFPVLNVEHDLMSKDEGQIMTRLEAFLESIKKKGMGSRGQGQKKNGRYFVGIDSGSHATKLVMVDKDCKVLADEILSTGTSVKEAAGKGFESILKKAGVSKDDVSLIIATGYGRNSIDFANESVTEITCHALGAHSILKGGGTLIDIGGQDSKAIKINKDGGVIKFVMNDKCAAGTGRFLEVIADRLEMDLEEFARLAIKAKEGVSVSSMCSVFAESEVISLIAAGNTREEISKGIHESIASRTSSLIKRVDGEPPYYMSGGVAKNMAMVKELSESLGENVKVIENPQTVGALGAAIHGVRLDFLTLDLKSRSQA